A genome region from Actinomycetota bacterium includes the following:
- a CDS encoding cytochrome P450 has product MTIGGTVTLEALERDPYPIYTRLRDEEPVSFVPAVGLWLVTRHDDVKRVTNDPETFTAATEPSTLNRTMGKNMLGMEGPEQRWIRAITESPFRPRDVEERTQGMIPRLADELIDGFVERGQADLFHEYADPMSVRSLCFMLGLDEVPWQDILRWNEGLMPGLANFEGDPAKQAPADEASAALHAAIGGVLDQLADEPDGSVLSWMLHHEQDGRRMSREQIVANTTLMLSGGLQEPRDVIALTLWALLSNRSQFQEVREDRSLVKAAVEETLRWAGPVGTATRQATREVSLSGVELERGALIGAVLSSANRDPRRWTDPDRFDVHRKEGAHLAFSAGTHFCLGAWFGRHLARVTLDHALDRLFDLELVPERPVTLSGWEFRAPDSLWVRWAV; this is encoded by the coding sequence ATGACGATCGGCGGGACGGTCACCCTGGAGGCGCTCGAGCGCGACCCCTACCCGATCTACACACGCCTGCGCGACGAGGAGCCGGTGAGCTTCGTGCCGGCCGTCGGTCTGTGGCTCGTCACCCGCCACGACGACGTGAAGCGCGTCACGAACGACCCCGAGACGTTCACGGCCGCGACCGAGCCCTCGACCCTCAACCGCACGATGGGCAAGAACATGCTCGGCATGGAAGGCCCCGAACAGCGGTGGATCCGGGCGATCACCGAGTCGCCGTTCCGTCCCCGCGACGTCGAGGAACGCACGCAGGGCATGATCCCTCGCCTGGCCGACGAGCTGATCGACGGGTTCGTCGAGCGCGGGCAGGCCGACCTGTTCCACGAGTACGCCGACCCGATGAGCGTGCGATCGCTTTGCTTCATGCTCGGGCTCGACGAGGTGCCGTGGCAGGACATCCTGCGATGGAACGAGGGCCTGATGCCCGGGCTGGCGAACTTCGAGGGGGACCCGGCGAAGCAGGCTCCGGCCGACGAGGCCTCGGCGGCCCTGCACGCGGCGATCGGCGGTGTGCTCGACCAGCTCGCCGACGAGCCCGACGGCTCGGTGCTCTCGTGGATGCTGCATCACGAGCAGGACGGACGGCGCATGAGCCGCGAGCAGATCGTCGCGAACACCACGCTGATGCTCAGCGGCGGCCTGCAGGAGCCACGTGACGTGATCGCGCTGACGCTGTGGGCGCTGCTTTCGAACCGCTCGCAGTTCCAGGAGGTCCGCGAGGATCGCTCCCTCGTGAAGGCCGCGGTCGAGGAGACACTGCGGTGGGCCGGCCCGGTCGGCACGGCGACGCGCCAGGCGACCCGAGAGGTCTCGCTCTCGGGGGTCGAGCTCGAGCGGGGTGCCTTGATCGGCGCGGTGCTCTCGTCGGCGAACCGCGATCCGCGCCGTTGGACCGATCCCGATCGCTTCGACGTCCACCGCAAGGAGGGCGCGCACCTCGCGTTCTCGGCGGGCACACACTTCTGCCTCGGCGCGTGGTTCGGCCGGCACCTCGCACGGGTGACCCTCGACCACGCGCTCGACCGGCTTTTCGACCTCGAGCTCGTACCGGAGCGCCCGGTGACGCTGAGTGGGTGGGAGTTTCGCGCGCCCGACTCGCTCTGGGTCCGCTGGGCGGTGTGA
- a CDS encoding SDR family oxidoreductase: MAVAAGYDDHDAMRRAFEDVTSLFLVSGRETEDRLSQHRSAVDAARDAGVEHVVYLSFLNAAPDATFTLARQHHETERMIREAGFVFTFLRDSLYADFVPFFTGSDGVIRGPAGDGTVSRIGRDDIAEVAATVLAEPGHEGATYDVTGPAALSLTETAVVLSGVTGRTIAFQEETIEEAWASRRPSGAPDWEIEGWITSYQAIAMGEMSTVSDDVERITGVPPEALEPFLRRRPELWQHLTEPRRSDER; the protein is encoded by the coding sequence GTGGCGGTCGCGGCCGGATACGACGACCACGACGCGATGCGCCGTGCCTTCGAGGACGTCACGAGCCTGTTCCTCGTTTCCGGACGGGAGACCGAGGATCGGCTCTCCCAGCACCGCAGCGCGGTCGACGCGGCCCGTGACGCGGGCGTCGAGCACGTCGTGTACCTCTCGTTCCTCAACGCTGCGCCCGACGCAACGTTCACGCTCGCTCGTCAGCACCACGAGACCGAGCGGATGATCCGCGAAGCCGGCTTCGTCTTCACGTTCCTGCGGGATTCGCTCTACGCCGACTTCGTGCCGTTCTTCACCGGGTCCGACGGCGTGATCAGAGGACCGGCCGGGGACGGGACCGTGTCGCGGATCGGGCGCGACGACATCGCCGAGGTGGCGGCCACGGTACTCGCCGAGCCGGGTCACGAGGGCGCGACCTACGACGTCACCGGTCCGGCCGCGCTCAGCCTCACCGAGACGGCCGTGGTTCTGAGTGGCGTGACCGGACGCACGATCGCCTTCCAGGAGGAGACGATCGAGGAGGCGTGGGCATCCCGGCGCCCGTCCGGCGCGCCGGACTGGGAGATCGAGGGATGGATCACGTCGTACCAGGCGATCGCCATGGGCGAGATGTCCACCGTGAGCGACGACGTCGAACGCATCACCGGCGTGCCGCCGGAGGCCCTCGAGCCGTTCCTGCGACGACGGCCGGAACTGTGGCAGCACCTCACCGAGCCAAGAAGGAGCGACGAGCGATGA
- a CDS encoding aminotransferase, with amino-acid sequence MRVLILKPHELADPGLVGEAFRAGGADLHEHVLADAGPPPPLDGFDATVVMGAPWSVYGDEVRDWIGPLLERLREAVSDDVPVLGICFGAQAFAEANGGWVARARDTEVGLQAVESAAPDVVPSGPWFMWHGDTFGPPPGASVLAATTNGPQAYTLGPHLLVQFHPEATADIVAGWVAYDDADFRNASLDPMDTVEALRADENAARERAHRLVAAFLEGV; translated from the coding sequence ATGCGTGTCTTGATCCTGAAGCCGCACGAGCTCGCGGATCCCGGTCTCGTAGGCGAGGCGTTCCGAGCGGGAGGCGCCGATCTCCACGAGCACGTGCTCGCCGACGCCGGCCCGCCGCCACCGCTCGACGGGTTCGACGCGACCGTCGTGATGGGCGCCCCGTGGTCGGTGTACGGAGACGAGGTCCGCGACTGGATCGGGCCGCTGCTGGAGCGGCTGCGAGAAGCCGTCTCCGACGACGTGCCGGTGCTCGGGATCTGTTTCGGCGCGCAGGCGTTCGCCGAGGCCAACGGCGGGTGGGTGGCCCGCGCCCGTGACACCGAGGTCGGGCTGCAGGCCGTCGAGAGCGCCGCTCCGGACGTCGTCCCGTCCGGACCGTGGTTCATGTGGCACGGTGACACGTTCGGACCACCGCCCGGTGCGAGCGTCCTCGCCGCCACCACGAACGGCCCCCAGGCGTACACGCTCGGGCCGCACCTGCTCGTGCAGTTCCATCCGGAGGCGACCGCCGACATCGTCGCCGGGTGGGTCGCATACGACGATGCCGACTTCCGGAACGCCTCTCTGGACCCGATGGACACCGTCGAGGCGTTGCGAGCCGATGAGAACGCCGCCCGCGAGCGGGCCCATCGGTTGGTCGCCGCGTTCCTCGAGGGCGTCTAG
- a CDS encoding glutamine synthetase gives MDTNGKRLRLLYPDVHGLERGKYLFGEVAESGHAAFCIGVYPLTHDREILPVPKTQFDVGLPDIDVHLDRDSLRHSWEPETVIGIGDARFRGEPVPIDPRHVLRQAVEAWRAMGLEPQISFELEFYLMEPDGGGGWRPVSLPAHRVYGTGTSIDPTGCVDAMVTTALECGFPVESWGSEYDESAYEVNIRYNDAIPAADDAFVFRLLVREIAEHHGKLATFIGRPLNDRGGSGMHVNLSFRREDGSNAFHDPNDPDGLSEVARRCAAGVLQHHTGMAALMAPHVNAYKRLQPDMLNGYWANWGHDDRSVTVRVPPARGEGTRLEQRTADAAANPYLVGAAVLNAARFGVEDSLVLKPPQPVGEDPDTDVCIPANLAVALDELNADERLVQAMGPELVEAFTILKRGEWERYVAAVEDTSTTDVSDWELRYYMPYH, from the coding sequence ATGGACACGAACGGCAAGCGTCTGCGGCTGCTCTACCCCGACGTCCACGGGCTGGAGCGAGGCAAGTACCTGTTCGGCGAGGTCGCGGAGTCGGGCCACGCCGCGTTCTGCATCGGCGTGTACCCCCTCACGCACGACCGCGAGATCCTGCCCGTGCCGAAGACCCAGTTCGACGTCGGACTACCCGATATCGACGTGCACCTCGACCGTGACTCGCTGCGTCACTCCTGGGAGCCCGAGACCGTGATCGGCATCGGCGACGCGCGGTTCCGGGGGGAACCCGTCCCGATCGATCCGCGTCACGTGTTGCGACAGGCGGTCGAGGCCTGGCGGGCGATGGGCCTCGAGCCGCAGATCTCGTTCGAGCTCGAGTTCTACCTGATGGAACCCGACGGGGGCGGCGGATGGCGTCCGGTCTCGCTCCCCGCCCACCGCGTCTACGGCACCGGCACGTCGATCGACCCGACGGGGTGCGTCGACGCGATGGTGACCACGGCGCTCGAGTGCGGCTTCCCCGTGGAGAGCTGGGGCAGCGAGTACGACGAGTCGGCCTACGAGGTCAACATCCGGTACAACGACGCGATCCCGGCGGCCGACGATGCGTTCGTGTTCCGGCTGCTGGTCCGTGAGATCGCCGAGCACCACGGCAAGCTCGCGACGTTCATCGGCCGTCCCCTGAACGACCGCGGCGGCAGCGGCATGCACGTGAACCTCAGCTTCCGCCGCGAGGACGGCTCGAACGCGTTCCACGACCCCAACGACCCCGACGGTCTCTCCGAGGTCGCCCGTCGCTGCGCGGCGGGAGTCCTCCAACACCACACCGGCATGGCGGCGCTGATGGCGCCGCACGTGAACGCCTACAAGCGCCTGCAACCCGACATGCTGAACGGGTACTGGGCCAACTGGGGCCACGACGATCGCAGCGTCACGGTGCGCGTGCCCCCGGCGCGCGGCGAGGGCACGCGACTCGAGCAGCGCACCGCCGATGCGGCCGCGAACCCGTACCTGGTCGGGGCCGCGGTGCTCAACGCCGCCCGCTTCGGCGTCGAGGATTCGCTCGTCCTCAAGCCTCCGCAGCCGGTCGGCGAGGACCCCGACACCGATGTCTGCATCCCCGCAAACCTCGCCGTGGCACTCGACGAGCTGAACGCCGACGAACGGCTCGTGCAGGCCATGGGCCCCGAGCTCGTCGAGGCGTTCACGATCTTGAAGCGCGGCGAGTGGGAGCGCTACGTCGCGGCGGTCGAAGACACCTCGACGACCGACGTGAGCGATTGGGAGCTGCGCTACTACATGCCGTACCACTGA